One Alkalicoccus halolimnae DNA segment encodes these proteins:
- a CDS encoding N-acetylglucosamine kinase: MTFVIGIDGGGTKTSCLFNSLENFLPSETAERHVITGKGTNIQAIGSEEMKKRLFHLLEHGLNQFSFRPEDAAAVCCGFAGAGRPEDRRLAEEIVREVSLQLKFPENLIIFVESDLFMALHGALSPHEKTGMLVIAGTGSNAVARNSAGEVFRSGGWGHIIGDEGSGYHIGLRALNYIAKAYDGRAEPTILTDLIMQQKKWADLKEVISFVYRQNSDKKDIADLAPVVTEAAEKGDKAALSILEEAAEELLLLVKSLSVRSTEFNKTTSIFVTGSVITHSPVIRASFEKGLQERKLGVLSTSAASPVYGASLLARQLYKENKKTGDE, from the coding sequence ATGACATTTGTTATTGGAATTGACGGCGGCGGCACAAAAACTTCCTGTCTTTTTAACAGCCTGGAAAATTTTCTTCCGTCCGAAACAGCAGAAAGGCATGTTATTACTGGAAAAGGTACCAACATTCAGGCCATAGGGTCTGAAGAAATGAAAAAACGTCTGTTTCACCTTCTTGAGCATGGATTAAATCAATTTTCTTTCCGTCCCGAGGATGCCGCAGCTGTCTGCTGTGGTTTTGCCGGAGCCGGCCGGCCGGAAGACCGCCGCCTGGCCGAAGAAATCGTTAGAGAAGTCAGCCTGCAGCTTAAGTTTCCAGAAAATTTAATTATTTTTGTGGAATCTGATCTGTTTATGGCTCTTCACGGGGCACTTTCTCCCCATGAAAAAACGGGGATGCTTGTTATTGCCGGCACCGGCTCCAATGCCGTTGCCAGGAATTCGGCTGGAGAAGTTTTCCGAAGCGGCGGCTGGGGCCATATCATTGGTGATGAAGGAAGCGGCTATCATATCGGACTTCGTGCATTGAACTATATCGCAAAAGCCTATGACGGCCGTGCCGAACCGACAATTCTTACAGACCTTATTATGCAGCAGAAAAAATGGGCTGATCTCAAAGAAGTCATCTCATTTGTTTACCGTCAGAATTCCGATAAAAAGGATATCGCCGACCTGGCCCCTGTTGTTACAGAAGCGGCGGAAAAGGGAGACAAAGCTGCCTTAAGTATTTTAGAAGAGGCTGCCGAAGAACTGCTGCTTCTCGTCAAAAGCCTTTCGGTCCGCAGTACCGAATTCAACAAAACGACATCCATTTTCGTGACAGGCTCAGTCATTACTCATTCTCCTGTCATTCGTGCTTCTTTCGAAAAAGGCCTTCAGGAAAGAAAGCTCGGAGTGCTGAGCACTTCCGCTGCCTCTCCGGTATATGGTGCTTCCCTGCTGGCCCGCCAGCTTTACAAAGAAAACAAAAAGACAGGTGATGAGTAG
- the murQ gene encoding N-acetylmuramic acid 6-phosphate etherase yields the protein MEKELSKLTTESRNPHSMNLSRLSVPEILRLINSEDKKIAPAVESVLPEIEQAVEIIFQSLEKGGRLFYAGAGTSGRLGVIDASECPPTFMTPPEMVQTIMAGGNEAYTNAIEGSEDNEAQGKNDLKARHLTSRDVVVGITASGRTPYPIGALKYAEEVKAASISLSCNKNSAISPLAECAIEVIVGPEVLTGSTRMKAATAHKMILNMFSTTVMVKLGKVHENLMVDVHASNHKLKERAKYILTELTSASSEQAEQILQSADWEVKPAIVMFEAGVSRDAALHAISKKNGFVGDAVAFAKLNA from the coding sequence ATGGAAAAAGAATTGTCCAAGTTAACGACGGAAAGCAGAAATCCGCACAGTATGAACCTCAGCAGATTATCTGTGCCGGAAATTCTCCGGCTGATCAACAGCGAAGACAAAAAAATCGCGCCCGCTGTAGAAAGCGTCTTACCTGAAATAGAACAGGCTGTTGAAATAATCTTTCAGTCTTTAGAAAAAGGAGGCAGGCTTTTTTATGCAGGTGCCGGAACGAGCGGGCGGCTTGGAGTCATTGACGCTTCCGAATGTCCTCCAACTTTCATGACGCCGCCGGAAATGGTCCAGACGATCATGGCAGGTGGAAATGAAGCATACACCAATGCCATCGAAGGGTCGGAAGATAATGAAGCTCAGGGGAAAAATGACCTGAAAGCCAGGCATCTTACAAGCAGGGATGTCGTAGTAGGAATCACAGCCAGCGGGAGAACTCCTTATCCTATCGGCGCTTTAAAGTATGCAGAAGAAGTAAAAGCAGCCTCCATTTCCCTATCCTGCAACAAAAATTCAGCCATCAGCCCACTGGCGGAGTGCGCTATTGAGGTAATAGTAGGACCGGAAGTTTTGACGGGATCAACGAGAATGAAAGCGGCTACCGCTCATAAAATGATTCTTAACATGTTCAGCACAACCGTTATGGTGAAGCTTGGGAAAGTGCATGAAAACCTGATGGTCGACGTCCACGCAAGTAACCATAAATTAAAAGAGAGAGCCAAGTACATTCTTACGGAATTAACCAGTGCTTCATCCGAACAGGCAGAGCAGATACTTCAATCGGCTGATTGGGAGGTGAAGCCTGCAATCGTAATGTTTGAAGCAGGAGTTTCAAGAGATGCCGCTCTGCATGCCATTTCAAAGAAGAATGGGTTCGTCGGCGATGCTGTTGCTTTTGCTAAATTGAATGCCTGA